Proteins co-encoded in one Gimesia sp. genomic window:
- a CDS encoding preprotein translocase subunit SecA, with amino-acid sequence MNIISSLTDRFRGMLPSGGTEVPARWWALVEQIQSLQAEYASRSETELFDEWNALRYRVQSGESLTDLLPEAFAIISEQMQRHLGMTPYPVQYLGAIAMHEGAIAEMQTGEGKTLTAALTLCLNALPELGMHIATANDYLSERDARWLSPVYHSLGMTVGTVTAASSMSERRAAYECDITYGTAREFGFDYLRDLLNSPELKTSTNLRRQQLFGQEQTGEDQGLLNPRSPYMVLIDEADSILIDEARTPLIIGQADALEASLSEVCQWSATAVARLAESEHYLDHGPQKGMELTEAGRRVIRELLLQPEAPQSLDPGTAYLSSERALKVQSYFQNGRDYVVREGKVAIVDEFTGRISEGRMWQNGIHQAIEAREGVEITSPTRVGAQTTVQELFARYTRMAGMTGTAASARSEFKKVFGTPVITIPTNRPGRREQLPERVFLTAEEKWTAIVEETAALHALGRPVLIGTRSVNLSKQLSERLAAAGLEHEVLHALNHENEATIIERAGQSGKITVATNMAGRGTDILLSDDVVAQGGLHVICAELHESSRIDRQLTGRAARQGDPGSARVFLSLEDEILTSGLGAEHAAALRADYQRSGRNLQSAVRYFYQAQQRVEKRHERQRVELVNRISARRQMLQQMGQHANLNAH; translated from the coding sequence GTGAATATCATCAGCTCGCTCACAGATCGGTTTCGCGGCATGCTCCCCAGCGGGGGGACCGAAGTACCCGCGCGCTGGTGGGCCCTGGTGGAGCAGATTCAGTCGCTCCAGGCTGAATACGCGAGCCGTTCCGAAACGGAACTGTTCGATGAGTGGAACGCACTGCGTTATCGTGTGCAGAGTGGTGAGTCACTGACAGACCTGCTGCCAGAAGCGTTTGCGATCATCAGCGAACAGATGCAGCGGCACCTGGGGATGACTCCCTACCCGGTGCAGTACCTCGGCGCGATCGCCATGCATGAGGGGGCGATTGCGGAAATGCAGACCGGTGAGGGCAAGACGCTGACCGCGGCGTTGACGCTCTGCCTGAACGCCCTGCCCGAACTGGGAATGCACATCGCGACGGCGAATGACTATCTGTCTGAACGCGATGCCCGCTGGCTGAGCCCCGTTTATCATTCGCTGGGGATGACCGTCGGGACGGTCACGGCAGCTTCCTCCATGAGCGAACGTCGCGCTGCATATGAATGCGATATCACCTACGGCACCGCGCGGGAGTTCGGCTTTGATTACCTGCGGGATCTGCTCAATTCACCAGAACTCAAAACATCTACGAATCTGCGTCGTCAGCAACTGTTTGGACAGGAACAGACAGGCGAAGATCAGGGGCTGCTCAATCCTCGGTCTCCCTACATGGTGCTGATAGACGAAGCGGACAGCATCCTGATTGATGAAGCCCGAACGCCGCTGATCATCGGACAGGCTGATGCGCTGGAGGCCTCGCTGTCAGAGGTCTGCCAGTGGAGTGCAACCGCGGTTGCCCGGCTTGCTGAAAGCGAACATTATCTCGACCATGGTCCACAAAAAGGTATGGAACTCACTGAAGCGGGGCGGCGGGTGATACGAGAACTGCTGCTCCAGCCGGAAGCACCTCAATCGCTCGATCCGGGAACGGCTTATCTTTCATCCGAACGGGCCCTCAAAGTTCAGAGCTACTTCCAGAACGGCAGAGACTATGTCGTGCGTGAAGGAAAAGTCGCGATCGTCGATGAATTCACGGGGCGAATTTCGGAAGGTCGGATGTGGCAGAACGGCATTCACCAGGCGATTGAAGCCAGGGAAGGGGTTGAGATTACCTCACCTACCAGAGTCGGTGCCCAGACCACGGTCCAGGAACTGTTTGCCCGCTATACCCGCATGGCAGGCATGACGGGGACGGCTGCTTCCGCACGGAGTGAATTCAAAAAAGTGTTTGGCACTCCCGTGATCACGATTCCCACCAATCGCCCCGGCCGCCGCGAACAACTCCCGGAGAGAGTCTTTCTGACGGCAGAGGAAAAATGGACCGCGATTGTGGAAGAGACCGCAGCGCTGCACGCACTGGGACGACCGGTGTTGATTGGTACGCGGTCAGTCAATCTTTCAAAACAGCTCTCCGAACGCCTGGCAGCAGCCGGTCTGGAGCATGAAGTTCTGCATGCATTAAATCACGAGAACGAAGCGACCATCATCGAACGGGCAGGACAGTCGGGTAAGATTACGGTCGCTACGAATATGGCGGGCCGGGGAACCGATATTCTGCTCAGCGACGATGTCGTTGCACAGGGGGGGCTGCATGTGATCTGTGCGGAGTTGCACGAATCATCGCGCATCGATCGCCAGTTGACCGGTCGTGCAGCACGTCAGGGCGATCCCGGCAGTGCTCGGGTCTTCCTTTCACTCGAAGATGAGATCCTGACCAGCGGACTGGGAGCCGAGCACGCAGCAGCCCTGCGGGCCGACTATCAGCGTTCCGGACGGAATCTGCAGTCAGCAGTCCGATATTTCTATCAGGCACAACAGCGGGTCGAGAAACGCCACGAACGCCAGCGTGTCGAACTGGTGAACCGGATCAGTGCACGACGTCAGATGCTGCAGCAGATGGGTCAGCATGCGAACTTGAACGCACACTGA
- a CDS encoding MMPL family transporter — protein MTSEKPRYIRRYIITVIVLVLAAPFLIYGAHQSVESMSIAPEKWAPPYMQSRQNYDRFMKDFESNDLILISWPGCTVDDPRLTEFEKRIEGPGKTDFGETHEEIFARIVTGAGTVDSLTAPPLKLPRDEALERLQGVLVGKNLKDSCAVIILTYRGNELRTQAIDHVLKVAQDVCGLPREEFYLTGPPVDGVAIDRASIHSVNVFGALSAILATLLCWFCIRSWMLTGTILLAGLFGQGLVLSMVYYSGASLDAVLIVTPSLVFVLTISAGVHLVNYYYDELCTTQAKTKTEAEEAVRRSFAQGWLPCLLAAITTAIGLGSLMVSQISPIALFGMIASIGLLVTLGVLLLILPGAMQLWPPQRILKANQAEHPAHMPRTITRLSRFLNGFTHWLQRYSLPVFLTSLMLMTVSAYGLVYTRSSVDIPSLFPPGSQVLKDYRFNEDRMGPLIPVEVVIQFDKDCKKTFLQRLRIIDDIEKTIKNIDGYTGTMSAATFGPNPVEHNGFESIFRKVVTNKKLKENREAILDSVYLSDEDGEESWRISARVPALAQVDYGAALNKLKSTLQPELEKYREQDVHLTAYYTGIMPLIHTVQQLIMQDLTWSFMTAFGLVALVIVIVQRNLWTGLLSMLPNVFPIVVVFGIMGWMDIPLDIGSIMTASVALGIAIDDTLHFLSWFRREKQLDRSCEEAVHAALKHCGRAMIHTTMICGLGLLVFGFSSFIPTQRFAWMMLTLLTTALIGDLLFLPAMLMQPFARHLQFTKAGLPETIGLTHSKLSTE, from the coding sequence ATGACTTCTGAAAAACCTCGCTATATCCGTCGTTATATCATCACCGTCATTGTCCTGGTTCTGGCTGCGCCCTTCCTGATTTATGGTGCGCATCAGAGCGTCGAAAGCATGAGTATCGCCCCCGAAAAGTGGGCGCCGCCTTACATGCAGTCACGCCAGAACTATGACCGGTTCATGAAAGACTTCGAAAGCAATGATCTGATTCTGATCAGCTGGCCCGGCTGTACCGTCGATGATCCCCGGCTGACCGAATTCGAAAAACGAATCGAAGGCCCCGGCAAGACCGACTTCGGTGAAACCCACGAGGAGATCTTCGCTCGAATTGTCACCGGTGCGGGAACCGTCGACTCATTAACGGCTCCCCCGCTCAAGTTGCCCCGCGATGAAGCGCTGGAGAGACTGCAGGGGGTTCTGGTCGGTAAAAACCTGAAAGACAGTTGTGCGGTGATTATTCTCACCTACCGCGGCAACGAATTACGAACACAAGCCATCGATCATGTATTGAAAGTCGCGCAAGATGTCTGTGGACTGCCGCGCGAAGAATTTTATCTCACCGGTCCTCCCGTGGACGGCGTCGCCATCGACCGCGCCAGTATTCACAGTGTGAATGTCTTCGGCGCATTGTCTGCCATCCTCGCGACCCTGTTGTGCTGGTTCTGTATCCGCTCCTGGATGCTCACCGGAACCATCCTGCTGGCAGGTCTGTTCGGGCAGGGGCTGGTGCTCTCCATGGTCTACTACTCGGGCGCATCACTGGATGCCGTCCTGATTGTGACACCTTCACTGGTATTTGTGCTCACAATTTCCGCCGGCGTGCACCTGGTCAACTATTACTACGACGAACTCTGTACGACACAGGCGAAAACGAAAACAGAAGCAGAAGAAGCCGTCCGCCGCAGTTTTGCACAAGGCTGGTTGCCCTGTCTGCTGGCTGCCATCACCACTGCCATCGGTCTGGGATCTTTGATGGTCAGCCAGATCTCGCCCATTGCCCTGTTTGGCATGATCGCCTCCATCGGTCTGTTGGTCACACTGGGGGTATTGTTACTGATTCTCCCCGGAGCCATGCAGCTCTGGCCACCGCAGCGGATTCTGAAAGCCAACCAGGCAGAACACCCCGCTCATATGCCACGAACAATAACCCGCCTGTCCCGCTTCCTGAACGGTTTCACTCACTGGCTGCAGCGGTATTCGCTGCCCGTCTTCCTGACATCATTGATGCTGATGACCGTCTCCGCTTATGGTCTGGTATATACCCGCTCTTCCGTCGATATTCCGTCCCTGTTCCCACCCGGTAGTCAGGTTCTGAAAGATTATCGCTTCAATGAAGATCGCATGGGACCGCTGATTCCCGTAGAAGTCGTTATCCAGTTTGATAAAGACTGCAAGAAAACCTTCCTGCAGCGTCTGCGAATTATTGACGACATTGAGAAGACGATTAAAAACATCGACGGTTATACCGGCACCATGTCGGCAGCGACCTTCGGCCCCAATCCGGTCGAACACAATGGCTTTGAATCGATTTTCCGCAAGGTCGTCACCAATAAGAAACTCAAAGAAAACCGTGAAGCCATTCTGGATTCCGTATACCTCTCCGATGAGGATGGTGAGGAATCGTGGCGGATCAGTGCCCGCGTACCTGCTCTCGCCCAGGTCGATTACGGGGCCGCACTCAATAAACTGAAATCGACACTCCAGCCGGAACTGGAAAAATATCGCGAACAGGATGTCCACCTCACCGCGTACTACACGGGGATTATGCCGCTGATTCATACAGTTCAACAGCTGATTATGCAGGACCTGACCTGGAGCTTCATGACCGCCTTTGGTCTGGTCGCGCTGGTGATTGTCATCGTCCAGAGAAACCTGTGGACGGGTCTGCTCAGCATGTTGCCGAACGTCTTCCCCATCGTGGTCGTCTTCGGCATCATGGGCTGGATGGATATCCCGCTCGACATCGGTTCGATTATGACCGCCAGTGTCGCACTGGGGATTGCTATCGATGACACGCTGCACTTCCTCTCCTGGTTCCGCCGGGAGAAACAGCTGGATCGCAGCTGTGAAGAAGCGGTCCACGCCGCACTGAAACACTGTGGACGAGCCATGATTCACACCACTATGATCTGTGGTCTGGGTCTGCTGGTCTTCGGCTTCAGCAGCTTCATTCCAACGCAACGCTTCGCCTGGATGATGCTGACCCTACTGACCACAGCGTTGATCGGCGACCTGTTATTCCTGCCGGCCATGCTGATGCAGCCCTTTGCCCGGCATCTGCAGTTTACGAAAGCAGGACTGCCCGAGACGATTGGACTTACTCACTCCAAGCTCTCTACAGAATAA
- a CDS encoding site-specific DNA-methyltransferase gives MTSFNQIQIQDCITGMQALPDACVDLAFADPPFNIGYEYDEYEDRLESEQYLDWCENWLKEVVRLLKPDGTFWLAIGDEYAAELKVMMQRTLGLTCRSWVIWYYTFGVNCKNKFSRSHAHLFHMVKDPKQFTFNADDPAIRVPSARQLVYGDKRANPKGRLPDDTWILRPQDIPESFQADEDTWYFPRINGTFKERQGWHGCQMPEQLLGRIIRACSNPEEVVLDPFTGSGTTLAVAKKLNRQYLGFELSAEYGARAQQRLTEIEVGQPLDGQENPLTSAPSTKNGKRLAERETDAPAPRSKAKGKSSPRQKKLL, from the coding sequence ATGACCAGTTTCAATCAGATACAGATTCAGGATTGCATCACCGGGATGCAGGCACTGCCCGACGCATGCGTTGACCTGGCCTTTGCCGATCCGCCTTTCAATATCGGTTATGAATACGATGAGTACGAAGACCGCCTGGAGAGCGAACAGTATCTCGACTGGTGTGAGAACTGGCTCAAGGAAGTGGTGCGGCTGCTGAAGCCGGATGGAACCTTCTGGCTGGCCATCGGCGATGAATATGCGGCAGAGTTAAAAGTCATGATGCAGCGGACGCTGGGGCTGACCTGTCGCAGCTGGGTCATCTGGTATTACACCTTCGGCGTGAACTGTAAGAACAAGTTCAGCCGCTCGCACGCCCACCTGTTTCATATGGTCAAAGATCCGAAACAGTTCACGTTCAACGCCGACGATCCGGCAATTCGCGTTCCCTCTGCCCGACAGCTGGTCTACGGCGACAAACGCGCAAACCCCAAAGGACGCCTCCCCGACGATACCTGGATCCTGCGTCCCCAGGACATTCCCGAGAGCTTTCAGGCGGATGAAGATACATGGTACTTCCCCCGCATCAACGGTACGTTTAAAGAACGCCAGGGCTGGCACGGGTGCCAGATGCCCGAACAGCTGTTGGGACGAATTATCCGGGCCTGTTCTAATCCGGAAGAGGTTGTCCTCGATCCCTTTACGGGGAGCGGCACCACGCTGGCGGTTGCCAAAAAACTGAATCGCCAGTATCTCGGCTTTGAACTCTCTGCGGAATACGGTGCCCGCGCACAGCAGCGACTGACGGAAATCGAAGTCGGTCAGCCCCTGGATGGTCAGGAGAATCCGTTGACCAGTGCGCCTTCCACCAAGAATGGAAAACGGCTCGCAGAGCGCGAGACCGACGCCCCTGCTCCGCGGAGCAAGGCGAAGGGCAAATCCAGTCCCCGGCAGAAAAAACTGCTCTGA